The following are encoded together in the Mumia sp. Pv4-285 genome:
- a CDS encoding shikimate kinase, whose amino-acid sequence MTAGARPVVVLVGPPGAGKSTVAALLGEALGLEVRDTDSDVEAATGTAIADLFVTYGEDRFRALEAEAVATALAEHRGVLALGGGAVMRPATQEALRGHTVVFLDVGLAEAASRVGLSSSRPLLLGNVRSQMKGLLDSRRPTYEAVATHVVSTDGRTPSEVAEAVLILLA is encoded by the coding sequence GTGACCGCCGGCGCTCGGCCCGTGGTGGTCCTGGTGGGGCCGCCCGGCGCAGGCAAGTCGACCGTCGCCGCTCTCCTCGGTGAGGCGCTCGGACTCGAGGTGCGCGACACCGACTCCGACGTCGAGGCCGCGACGGGCACGGCGATCGCCGACCTGTTCGTCACCTATGGCGAGGACCGCTTCCGCGCCCTTGAGGCCGAGGCCGTCGCCACGGCGCTCGCCGAGCACCGCGGCGTGCTCGCCCTCGGCGGTGGCGCGGTCATGAGGCCCGCCACCCAGGAGGCGCTCCGCGGCCACACGGTCGTGTTCCTCGACGTCGGTCTCGCGGAGGCTGCGTCCCGGGTCGGCCTCTCGAGCTCACGCCCGCTGCTGCTGGGCAACGTACGCTCGCAGATGAAGGGCCTGCTCGACTCCCGACGCCCGACGTACGAGGCGGTGGCGACGCACGTGGTCTCCACCGACGGTCGTACGCCGAGCGAGGTCGCCGAGGCTGTCCTGATCCTGCTGGCCTGA
- a CDS encoding M24 family metallopeptidase, which yields MPAEHRARRERLASILRERGLAAAIVTNLVNVRYLTGFTGSNGAVRVAEDGSAELVTDGRYRDQAAEEAPDVAVTVDRDLVGALATGTVDAARVGIETHDLTVDDHVRAREAFGAVELVSLDRAVEALRVVKDEAELGALRRACDISVQALDEVLAGPLVGRTEREIARDLEWAMYARGAEAIGFETIVAAGEHSAIPHHDPTDRRVARDDFLKIDFGARVDGYHADCTRTVVVGHADAWQREAYAVVQAAQQAGVDAVREGVLGSDVDARVRQVLDDAGWLEHFTTGLGHGVGLQIHEDPFLRPTVPARLERRTPLTVEPGVYVPGRGGVRIEDTLVVTDGAAELLTVATKDLLELA from the coding sequence ATGCCCGCTGAGCACCGTGCCCGCCGTGAGCGCCTGGCCTCGATCCTTCGCGAGCGCGGCCTCGCCGCGGCGATCGTGACCAACCTCGTCAACGTCCGCTACCTGACCGGATTCACCGGTTCGAACGGTGCCGTCCGCGTCGCCGAGGACGGATCGGCGGAGCTCGTGACCGATGGACGCTACCGCGACCAGGCGGCCGAGGAGGCGCCCGACGTCGCCGTGACCGTGGACCGCGACCTCGTCGGTGCCCTCGCGACCGGCACCGTCGATGCGGCCCGGGTGGGGATCGAGACGCACGACCTGACGGTCGACGACCATGTCCGCGCGCGTGAAGCCTTCGGCGCGGTGGAGCTCGTCTCCCTGGACCGCGCCGTGGAGGCGCTCCGGGTCGTCAAGGACGAGGCCGAGCTCGGCGCCCTGCGCCGGGCGTGCGACATCTCGGTCCAGGCCCTCGACGAGGTCCTGGCGGGTCCGCTGGTCGGCCGTACCGAGCGCGAGATCGCACGCGACCTCGAGTGGGCGATGTACGCGCGGGGCGCGGAGGCGATCGGGTTCGAGACGATCGTGGCGGCAGGGGAGCACAGCGCGATCCCGCACCACGACCCGACCGACCGTCGTGTCGCCCGCGACGACTTCCTCAAGATCGACTTCGGCGCCCGCGTCGACGGCTACCACGCCGACTGCACCCGTACGGTCGTGGTCGGCCACGCCGACGCCTGGCAGCGCGAGGCGTACGCGGTGGTGCAGGCCGCGCAGCAGGCCGGCGTGGACGCCGTACGCGAGGGTGTGCTCGGGTCCGACGTCGACGCACGGGTGCGTCAGGTCCTCGACGACGCCGGCTGGCTCGAGCACTTCACGACCGGGCTGGGTCACGGCGTCGGACTGCAGATCCACGAGGACCCGTTCCTGCGCCCGACGGTGCCCGCTAGACTGGAACGCCGCACCCCCCTGACCGTGGAGCCCGGTGTCTACGTGCCGGGCCGCGGGGGCGTGCGCATCGAAGACACCCTCGTCGTGACCGACGGTGCAGCCGAGCTGCTCACGGTCGCGACCAAAGATCTCCTGGAGCTCGCCTGA
- the efp gene encoding elongation factor P gives MMATTNDLKNGMVLNLDGQLWSVVWFQHHKPGKGGAVVRTKLKSVLSGKVVDRTFNADVKVDVANVDKRNMQYLYHDGTSYVFMDSATFDQYELSEATVGDATGFMLENQDAVVAMNDGNPLYIELPASVELTIEYTEPGLQGDRSSGGTKPAKLETGREIQVPLFITTGEKVKVDTRDGSYLGRVSS, from the coding sequence CTGATGGCAACGACGAACGACCTGAAGAACGGCATGGTGCTCAACCTCGACGGGCAGCTGTGGTCCGTCGTGTGGTTCCAGCACCACAAGCCCGGCAAGGGCGGTGCCGTGGTCCGCACCAAGCTCAAGAGCGTCCTGTCGGGCAAGGTCGTCGACCGCACCTTCAACGCCGACGTCAAGGTCGACGTGGCCAACGTCGACAAGCGCAACATGCAGTACCTGTACCACGACGGCACCTCGTACGTCTTCATGGACTCGGCGACGTTCGACCAGTACGAGCTCTCGGAGGCGACGGTCGGTGACGCCACCGGCTTCATGCTCGAGAACCAGGACGCCGTCGTCGCGATGAACGACGGCAACCCGCTCTACATCGAGCTGCCGGCCTCCGTCGAGCTGACCATCGAGTACACCGAGCCGGGCCTGCAGGGCGACCGCTCGTCGGGCGGCACGAAGCCGGCCAAGCTCGAGACGGGTCGTGAGATCCAGGTCCCGCTGTTCATCACGACCGGCGAGAAGGTCAAGGTCGACACCCGCGACGGCTCCTACCTGGGTCGCGTCAGCTCCTGA
- the aroB gene encoding 3-dehydroquinate synthase produces MSEPTRINVATDAPYDVVVGSGLSAELPALVPESATRVAVIHPASMRGLGEAIRARLGSEGREAHAIEIPDGEAAKTSEVAAFCWSVLGRTGFTRSDVVIGVGGGAATDLAGFIAATWLRGVSHVLIPTTVLGMVDAAVGGKTAIDTAEGKNLVGAFHEPIGVICDLSLLGTLPLNEVRSGLAEVVKCGFIADPVILDRVEADPNAVLDVHSDVLREIVERGIQVKARVVAGDLEETGADGTIGREALNYGHTLGHAIERYEAYSFRHGAAISIGMVYAAELARLAGRIDADLVHRHRAVLASLGLPTGYRPGVWDELLAGMRLDKKSRGAQLRFVVLDGVAQPVIFPGPDEGLLTAAYAEISG; encoded by the coding sequence GTGTCAGAACCGACCCGCATCAACGTCGCCACCGATGCTCCGTACGACGTGGTGGTCGGATCCGGACTGAGCGCCGAGCTGCCCGCCCTGGTCCCGGAGTCCGCGACGCGCGTCGCGGTGATCCACCCGGCGTCGATGCGCGGGCTCGGTGAGGCGATCCGTGCCCGTCTCGGTTCGGAGGGGCGCGAGGCGCACGCGATCGAGATCCCCGACGGCGAGGCCGCCAAGACGTCGGAGGTGGCGGCGTTCTGCTGGTCGGTCCTCGGCCGCACCGGTTTCACCCGCTCCGACGTGGTGATCGGCGTCGGCGGGGGAGCGGCGACCGACCTCGCCGGGTTCATCGCGGCGACCTGGCTGCGCGGCGTCTCCCACGTGCTGATCCCGACCACCGTCCTCGGCATGGTCGACGCGGCGGTCGGCGGCAAGACGGCGATCGACACGGCGGAGGGCAAGAACCTCGTCGGCGCGTTCCACGAGCCGATCGGCGTCATCTGCGACCTGTCGCTGCTCGGGACGCTGCCGCTCAACGAGGTGCGTTCCGGGCTCGCCGAGGTCGTCAAGTGCGGCTTCATCGCCGACCCGGTGATCCTCGACCGTGTCGAGGCAGACCCCAACGCCGTCCTGGACGTCCACAGCGACGTGCTCCGCGAGATCGTGGAGCGCGGCATCCAGGTCAAGGCGCGCGTCGTCGCGGGGGACCTCGAGGAGACCGGCGCCGACGGCACCATCGGGCGCGAGGCCCTCAACTACGGCCACACCCTCGGCCACGCGATCGAGCGGTACGAGGCCTACTCCTTCCGCCACGGCGCCGCGATCTCGATCGGCATGGTGTACGCGGCAGAGCTGGCCCGCCTCGCCGGCCGGATCGACGCCGACCTCGTCCACCGGCACCGCGCTGTGCTGGCGTCCCTCGGCCTGCCCACCGGCTACCGCCCCGGCGTGTGGGACGAGCTGCTCGCGGGGATGCGGCTGGACAAGAAGTCGCGAGGTGCGCAGCTGCGGTTCGTCGTGCTCGACGGCGTGGCGCAGCCGGTGATCTTCCCGGGCCCGGACGAGGGGCTGCTGACGGCGGCGTACGCGGAGATCTCCGGCTGA